The Fusarium fujikuroi IMI 58289 draft genome, chromosome FFUJ_chr05 DNA segment ATTCTCCAGGGACATCCAAGTCCACATCTGAGACATCAGCAGAAAGATCGCCGAGTTGCTGTTCACCAGAGGTCCAACCTCCAGGTCGCTCAGGCAGTAGACCAGAGGCGCCGCCGAGCATGATAGCCGGGTTCACAGTGAAGCGACCCAGCTTGAAAACGTACTTGCTTATGGCTGTAGCATaaatcttcttctcccatccACCGGCAGCATCTTGAGGGCCTCGCGCAGAAACCTTCTTGAACGTGGGAtccagccatgatgttgGCTTCGCAGCTCCCTTGGGGATGTAATGTGTCACGATGTATAACCACTTGCGGTCCCAGCATAGAATGCGACTCCACATCTCGAAGCTCTTATACGCAGGGATCTCGCGCTTGAAGCTGCACTCGACAGCACCAAGTATGATGCTCATCTGGCCCTTGATAGGCTGATCGGTCTTGGGGTCTAGGACAATCTTcgtcttggtgttttgggcGAGTGTAATATAGGATGCGCGGCAGAGATATGTGACAAGGTGAGATCGTGAGACGTCGAGATCGGCGAAATAGGTCGAATTGGACTTGTGGAAGTTGTAGTCAATCTCGAGAAGAGGGGCGTGGGTGGTAGAGATCATGGGTTTGAAGAGGGCCTCGGGTCCAAGATTTGGCGATTTGCGCCAAAAGGTATGGTAGAAGATCACGTAGAAGACTCGGTACTATAGAGTGTCAGGGTGTTATACCAAAGCCAGGATAGACCATCGAGACTTACAGTCCAAGCAAAGGGCATGCTCTTCCAGTTGAACACTACGAACAGTAGCAACAAGATCCGCGACGTGCGGCCAGGTCCTGTAAGGAAAGCCTTGATCAGAGGACCCCAATTGACCCGATAGGCAGCGTATCCAGCAGAACCTAGAGCGAGAGGCATGATGACAGGCACCACATGGGAAAGCCCAAACATTTTCTTATTTgcgccagccatgatgagcgaTTGTGGTGTTTGCGACAACCCTGAGGGATTGGAAGGATGGGTTTCACCCGGTATTTATCTCAACCGATTACGGTTAATTAAAGCCCGCCCAATCTCGTGCGACAGAGACTTGCCAATCAAGGCCTGTGATGAACGCCGAGGATGCCGTAGGTACCTAGTGAGTGTCCAAGGCCCTGAAGTTAGTTGCCCCTTGAAAAGTTCAAAGCTCTTTTGCGATATGCCACTATCGATTACtccgtaggtaggtattgaAGGAGCCGAGGCACGGAAGTTTGGTGGGAACGCGACTCGGCCGACTTGTGTAAGCGACGAAAATGTTGCGAAAGTCAACGGACAAATAGAACAATCCTGCCGGAGAATAACAGGCAGAGAACGGGAGAGCATAAGAGCATTTTAGCAGGGAGGTCTCGTCAGATTTATGCTGGCTTTCTTACGACATGCATTCTGACACGGTGAGCATTCAACACGCAAGATAGTGCAAGATAGTGCAAGATATATAACATGACTGTGACTTTGTCTATTTATCACACGTCAGCTTACCGCACGCGGAGAAGCAGGATTTGTATCAGCAGCAGTCGTCTCAAATAGCATCATAAAAGGTAACTCTATGGTTGGTTGTATGGACAAAAAGATGAACTAGCTTGTTGCAAAAAGAGGATATATAGTGGAATCTAACCACCCGCAATGGACgaacagggaatcgaaccctggacCACTCCCAGTTTATTCGGTCGAATTATGCTAAGGGAGTATTATACCACTAAACCATTCGCCCGGTTATTTGATGAGAACTCAAGCACAAATTTGAGTGTATGAGGATAGTTCACAAGCCTGAGAATCAGATGCTATGAACAAGATGATGGTTCAAGAGCACACAGTTCTAAAGTTGATTTGTCCACTGATTATGATCCTAACGTTTGAAGTTTATGCTCTTCTTTATTCTATACTTCTGAATGCTTATAGCgacttctcaacctcatcaactgcaTCAATGACTCCCTTCCACTTCGCCCActcagcatcaccaccagGAATACCACCGACGAGCGGCAACCTCGTACCGTCTGTATCTCCAAAACCTCTCAGCCTGCTAATAGCATCCTTGATACCCACAGTACCAAACCTGACCACAAGCTCCTCCATTGAGCTAACCTTGAACTGCAGCAGTCTTCGCTCCTGGATCTCAGCACCTGTAGGCTGTGTCTTGGACGACAGCTCGAAAAGTCGCACCAGTGACTTGGGGAAGAAACCCGCTGAGCCATCAATGGCGCCGGCAAAGCCAACTGAGATAACAGGTAGGAGCTGTTGACCGAGGCCTGTAAAACAGTGGAAGTGGGTGTGATCGATGGATGGGTTGGAAGCAACCTGAGCGGCTACCGAGACATCTCCATGGGAGAGCTTGCAGCCGACAATGTTGGAGTGCTTTGCAAGCGTGGCATATGTCGAAGGTGCAACTTTGACGTTGTTTGAGACTCCGGGGTAATGGTAGCTGAGCAATCTGGTCAGTCCGGGGTTTTGGTATAATTGGGTCGAGACGACTTACATCATGACAGGAATGGGACTTTGGTCAGCAACGGCTGTGAACCATTGGATAATACCCTCTTGTGTAACTGCACCGGCATTGTACCCAGGAACGAGGCACAGTCCCCATTGGGAACCCGATTTTTGAGCATCCTTGAGTTGTTCAACAGTCTCTTCGACGCTGTTTGTCGCTGTGCCCGCAATAATGGGATAATCCTTGAaaccctccttctcaagaccaGCCTTGATACCACTGAGAATGGCGTGGCGATCTCTAGGGTGAATATGAACAGCTTCGCCTGTGCTACCGAGGACGACTAGACCCTTGATTCCATTCTTGGCCAGGTAGACAGAATGAGCAACCTGTGTTTCAACATCGATGGGAGGGGTAATGGCATTGTAGTTGGCAGTCTTCTTAGAAGCGAAGAACGTGGGAACGGGCACGTAGATACCCTTGGGCGGAGGAGCAGACATTTTTGGCAGTGAATTCTAGGACACAAATGAATTGAGGAGAACAGGGGAATTGTCAACTCGTGAGGGGTTCACTGAGGACATTGTTTATTATAAGCACGCATTTGCCGTCGTGCAACCCAAGCCTCGGGTCTTCGGGGTAGGTTACAGCGAAACCAGAGTCTTGGAGTTGGGGAAAGGCAACGGTTCGGCCTATCGAGACAAAAAGATGGCAATACCCGCCGAGATCGGTGGAAACCTTCCCCTCAATCCTGGAGAACAACGGGATAGCTTCCGGCTCGGTTGATAGAATCATGAAGTGGTTGTGAATTGTTGTGTGCTAGCCAATAGTTATATGGATAGGAAGCCTACTCCCATATACTGGCTCCTAACATCGTATCAAACAGAGCTCATGTTGTCTATGAATCCAATCGAATTCCTGTCATCTGAATTCAATATTGATGTTCAGCTGTGAGTATTGAGCTGCTAGTAAATAACTACTCTGAACAACATAACATGGTCAAGTGCAATGCCAACCAATGGCTTCTCCCCTCCCACAACGGAACTAACCTATAGCCACACGAGATATTCAGCCGATATCCCTTTCCTCAGGGAACATAATGCTAACATTACAGTATCCTTGTATTTGAAGAATTTTTTATTTGAGTCTATTCTCgagttaaatatatatctcaTGATGACATTCTGTCCTACCTTTCTGTAACATCGTAATAACCACGATGCGATGCGAGTTCCATAGTCTTGTTTCAGGACGTTGGACTGACTGACATACATCTAGCCCGCCAACCATTTTCATAAACCGAATTAAATTTTGTATCTAAATTTCCCTCTTATTGCGTTATTTTCATTGAATCGTTCTCGCATACTCCATGCCTGGGCATGACCCTCTATCCTCGTTCCTCAGAAGTTTGCCAGCCAAACATAATTCCTTTTACGTGATACACATGTCTATGCAATCCCCGCCACGATTTTAATCGTGCGGTCATACTGATTCCTCTCATGGTGTTTGTTCTCACGATTTCATACTCATGAGCGAATGACATGGGTACCCTCAGCAGGTTCAAGCACCATCCATTGGCATGGcagatccttcttctcattgtGTTCTCGCAGCTTGGTGATAATCTTGGCGGCGATAGCCTCGAAGTTGTGCGTGGCAAGAGCCAGAATGGTAGGGCCGGCGCCAGATAGACAGACACCGAGGAAGCCTTCGTCAGTCTTTGGGGACATTGTTTCGACGATCTCAGTCAAACCGGGGATGAGAGTCTGGCGGTAGGGTTGGTGAATCTTGTCTTGCATGGCAAGATGGATGAGCTCGGGATCGGGAGGGGACTGGCCCAGGGCGACGGGCAGAAGAGCAATTCTCTGCAGGTTGAAGACCTAAGGCCGTGGATTAGCTTCATCTTAACCAGACATTCGGGGTCTGGCATACCACATCGGGACGAGTGTAGTTCGCAGGTAGCACTCCTCGTGCAGCATGTGTAGCAACCTGGAAGTCAGGGATGATggcaacagccttgatctccttggccCATGGGAACTTGATATGGTGACCAATTCCGTAGGGAGGGTTCGGCGGCTTCTTGCCCGTGTCCTCACCTCCGGCTGGCGCAGGTAGAACTTCGCTAAGCGGAATTTCGGTTCGGGCAACGTCTTCGGGAGTCAAGGGCTTGAGGTATGTTCCGACAAAACCGCCGTAGAGGGCAGCTCCGACATTGTCAGGATGTCTCTCTGGAATTGCGGTTAGCGTGCAACTGAGTCTATCGGAGGGTAAGTTTTACCAATCATGAGACAGTA contains these protein-coding regions:
- a CDS encoding related to dihydrodipicolinate synthase, which translates into the protein MSAPPPKGIYVPVPTFFASKKTANYNAITPPIDVETQVAHSVYLAKNGIKGLVVLGSTGEAVHIHPRDRHAILSGIKAGLEKEGFKDYPIIAGTATNSVEETVEQLKDAQKSGSQWGLCLVPGYNAGAVTQEGIIQWFTAVADQSPIPVMIYHYPGVSNNVKVAPSTYATLAKHSNIVGCKLSHGDVSVAAQVASNPSIDHTHFHCFTGLGQQLLPVISVGFAGAIDGSAGFFPKSLVRLFELSSKTQPTGAEIQERRLLQFKVSSMEELVVRFGTVGIKDAISRLRGFGDTDGTRLPLVGGIPGGDAEWAKWKGVIDAVDEVEKSL
- a CDS encoding probable homoserine kinase, with translation MESFIIKTPSSSANIGPGFDVIGLALSVYLELHVTIDRSKTKSEHPLNCKITYEGEGEDEISLDPQVNLITRVALYVLRCNDQRAFPVETHVHVKNPIPLGRGLGSSGAAVVAGVALGKEVGGLKHLDNDRLFDYCLMIERHPDNVGAALYGGFVGTYLKPLTPEDVARTEIPLSEVLPAPAGGEDTGKKPPNPPYGIGHHIKFPWAKEIKAVAIIPDFQVATHAARGVLPANYTRPDVVFNLQRIALLPVALGQSPPDPELIHLAMQDKIHQPYRQTLIPGLTEIVETMSPKTDEGFLGVCLSGAGPTILALATHNFEAIAAKIITKLREHNEKKDLPCQWMVLEPAEGTHVIRS